The following proteins are encoded in a genomic region of Corticium candelabrum chromosome 19, ooCorCand1.1, whole genome shotgun sequence:
- the LOC134194869 gene encoding uncharacterized protein LOC134194869 → MLSAVNKTFTVTIPHNVGIPADKAIIALEMGVEHNCGPVWPPFLRTNFGEFKFEIPWVNMNTSRGDTTLFTYKSLILQDNKAEVLGSELLYDLNAHVAKIEMNSTSYMVDFNGKLMTAVFHNVSGREIFQNASEYPYFDVYKQIASQTWYGKSDHICAHHDYDFDHAIVRPVTMSLTASDGLFPAFNLSGEVVEKGIDYPLGVAEIWANFTISAPTSCHD, encoded by the coding sequence ATGCTGTCTGCAGTCAATAAAACATTTACTGTCACCATCCCTCACAATGTTGGCATACCAGCAGATAAGGCAATTATTGCCCTGGAGATGGGAGTGGAGCACAACTGTGGACCAGTCTGGCCCCCATTCCTCAGGACGAATTTCGGAGaatttaaatttgaaattCCATGGGTGAACATGAATACATCAAGAGGAGACACGACGTTGTTCACTTACAAGAGTCTCATCTTGCAAGACAACAAGGCCGAGGTGCTTGGATCCGAGCTGTTGTACGACCTAAACGCTCACGTTGCCAAAATCGAAATGAATTCAACAAGCTACATGGTTGATTTCAATGGAAAATTGATGACCGCTGTTTTTCATAATGTCAGCGGTCGTGAGATTTTTCAAAATGCGTCGGAGTATCCATACTTTGATGTCTATAAACAGATTGCTAGTCAGACTTGGTATGGAAAGAGTGACCACATATGTGCACATCATGACTACGACTTTGACCATGCAATCGTTCGGCCGGTGACAATGTCGCTGACTGCATCCGACGGTCTGTTTCCCGCGTTTAATTTGAGTGGAGAAGTAGTCGAAAAGGGCATCGACTACCCTCTAGGTGTGGCCGAAATTTGGGCAAATTTTACGATTTCGGCACCAACATCGTGCCATGATTGA
- the LOC134195056 gene encoding uncharacterized protein LOC134195056, which yields MTAPRVDLAASSSSLPFSIENILRQNHESRTPVGCSTSAFRPVGKNGFRPVLERIASPLCVERFELDGRCAVVVMCGCVDVKHSIPFRQSQIGHLRVTLIVYNRCSKRALSHQQLAPPLGQVAR from the coding sequence ATGACTGCTCCACGGGTTGATCTCGCCGCCTCTTCCAGCTCTCTACCGTTTTCTATCGAGAATATTTTGCGACAGAATCATGAGAGTCGGACGCCGGTCGGTTGCTCGACGTCCGCATTTCGTCCGGTCGGCAAGAACGGATTTCGACCGGTTCTGGAGCGAATCGCGTCGCCGCTCTGCGTCGAGCGATTCGAATTGGACGGTAGGTGTGCTGTTGTCGTCATGTGCGGGTGTGTAGACGTGAAGCATAGCATACCGTTTCGTCAATCGCAAATCGGTCATTTAAGAGTGACACTTATTGTCTATAATAGATGCTCCAAACGAGCGCTCTCTCACCAACAGCTCGCACCACCACTCGGACAAGTGGCTAGATGA